One segment of Marvinbryantia formatexigens DSM 14469 DNA contains the following:
- the mnmE gene encoding tRNA uridine-5-carboxymethylaminomethyl(34) synthesis GTPase MnmE, whose protein sequence is MNTDTIAAISTGMTSSGIGIVRISGTDAFAVADRMYRAKSGKRLSDMPSHTIQYGFIADGSEIIDEVLVMLMRAPRSFTAEDTVEINCHGGVYAMKRILELAVKSGARLAEPGEFTKRAFLNGRIDLSQAEAVIDVIQAKNEYALKSSVSQLKGSVLKVIRALREKIIYEVAFIESALDDPEHISLDEYPERLQEQIRPMKEELEKLIASAENGKRIREGIRTVIVGKPNAGKSSLLNVLLGEERAIVTEIAGTTRDTLEEEIQIHGVSLQIIDTAGIRDTQDTVEKIGVEKALAYAEDADLILYVADAATGLDENDIRIMDKIREKKVIVLLNKMDLEVVTSEEQIREILNKPVIPVSAKEESGIDILENTIKEMFYEGKISFNDEVYITNMRQKAALEAALESLCRVEESIAMQMPEDFFSIDLMSAYEELGNITGESVGEDLINEIFGRFCMGK, encoded by the coding sequence ATGAATACTGATACGATAGCGGCAATTTCCACCGGCATGACCAGCTCCGGTATCGGCATCGTGCGGATAAGCGGGACGGATGCCTTTGCGGTCGCCGACAGGATGTACCGGGCAAAATCCGGGAAACGTCTGTCCGATATGCCCTCCCATACGATTCAGTACGGCTTTATCGCGGACGGCTCGGAAATCATCGATGAGGTGCTCGTGATGCTGATGCGCGCGCCGAGAAGCTTTACTGCCGAGGATACGGTGGAGATAAACTGTCACGGCGGCGTTTACGCCATGAAGCGGATTCTGGAGCTTGCTGTAAAATCGGGCGCCAGACTGGCGGAGCCCGGAGAATTTACGAAGAGAGCATTTTTAAACGGCAGAATCGATTTATCACAGGCGGAGGCGGTTATCGATGTTATCCAGGCGAAGAATGAATATGCGCTGAAAAGCTCCGTCAGCCAGCTGAAGGGCTCTGTCTTAAAGGTAATCCGCGCGCTGCGTGAAAAGATTATCTATGAGGTGGCGTTTATCGAATCAGCGCTGGATGACCCGGAGCATATCAGTCTGGACGAATATCCGGAGAGGCTGCAGGAGCAGATACGCCCGATGAAGGAGGAGCTGGAAAAGCTGATCGCGTCCGCGGAGAACGGAAAACGTATCCGCGAGGGTATCCGTACCGTGATCGTCGGAAAGCCGAACGCCGGAAAATCTTCTCTTCTGAATGTACTTCTGGGAGAGGAGCGGGCAATCGTGACGGAGATTGCCGGTACCACCAGGGATACGCTGGAGGAGGAAATCCAGATTCACGGCGTCAGTCTGCAGATTATTGATACGGCGGGCATCCGCGATACGCAGGATACTGTGGAAAAAATCGGGGTGGAAAAGGCGCTGGCATATGCAGAGGATGCGGATCTGATTTTATATGTTGCGGACGCGGCGACAGGTCTTGATGAAAATGATATCCGGATTATGGACAAAATCCGTGAGAAAAAGGTGATCGTTCTGCTGAACAAGATGGATCTGGAGGTCGTCACATCGGAGGAGCAGATAAGAGAAATTCTCAATAAACCGGTCATTCCGGTTTCCGCAAAGGAAGAATCCGGCATAGATATTCTGGAAAATACCATTAAGGAAATGTTTTATGAGGGTAAGATTTCCTTTAATGATGAGGTTTATATTACGAATATGCGGCAGAAGGCGGCGCTGGAGGCGGCGCTGGAGAGCCTCTGCAGGGTGGAGGAGAGCATTGCCATGCAGATGCCGGAGGATTTCTTTTCCATCGACCTTATGAGCGCTTATGAGGAGCTTGGAAATATTACCGGCGAATCGGTCGGCGAGGATTTGATCAATGAAATATTCGGACGCTTTTGTATGGGAAAATAA
- a CDS encoding ParB/RepB/Spo0J family partition protein translates to MAVKKTGLGKGLDVLIPSDSKKTVPLRKENNHAAAVIPAKDGVQELKISEVEPNRQQPRKNFDEDALLELSESIKQFGVIQPLIVQKRDDHYEIIAGERRWRAAKKAGVKKIPVIIREYNPQEVMEISLIENIQREDLNPIEEAQAYKRLLEEYHLKQDEVAEKVSKSRTTVTNSLRLLKLDDRVQQMVIDDMISTGHARALLGLEDKEEQYVAAVKIFDEKMSVRDTEKLVKLLQNKKPEKVKEEPANSFIYKDIEEKIKAILGTKVTVDHRANNKGKITIEYYSNEELERIVEMMESLKA, encoded by the coding sequence ATGGCAGTAAAGAAAACTGGATTGGGAAAAGGTCTTGATGTTCTGATACCGTCAGACTCTAAGAAAACTGTTCCGCTTCGAAAAGAAAATAATCATGCAGCTGCGGTGATTCCGGCAAAAGACGGCGTCCAGGAATTAAAGATTTCCGAGGTAGAACCAAACAGACAGCAGCCCCGGAAAAATTTCGATGAGGATGCTCTTCTGGAGCTATCCGAATCCATAAAACAGTTTGGCGTCATACAGCCGCTGATTGTTCAGAAAAGGGATGACCATTATGAAATTATCGCCGGGGAAAGGCGGTGGCGTGCTGCAAAAAAAGCGGGTGTAAAAAAAATACCGGTCATTATCAGAGAATATAATCCGCAGGAAGTTATGGAGATTTCTCTGATTGAAAATATCCAGAGAGAAGATTTGAATCCGATTGAGGAAGCACAGGCGTATAAACGACTTTTAGAGGAATATCATCTGAAGCAGGATGAAGTCGCAGAAAAAGTTTCAAAGAGCCGCACAACGGTTACAAATTCTCTCCGTCTCCTGAAGCTGGACGACCGTGTCCAGCAGATGGTAATCGACGATATGATTTCCACCGGTCATGCGCGCGCACTGCTTGGTCTTGAAGATAAGGAAGAACAGTACGTGGCGGCTGTCAAAATCTTTGACGAAAAAATGAGCGTGCGGGATACGGAGAAACTGGTGAAGCTTCTTCAGAACAAAAAACCGGAAAAAGTAAAGGAGGAGCCTGCAAACAGTTTTATATATAAAGACATCGAAGAAAAAATAAAAGCGATTCTCGGCACAAAGGTTACAGTAGACCACAGAGCTAATAATAAGGGGAAAATCACAATCGAATATTATTCCAATGAGGAGCTGGAACGGATTGTGGAAATGATGGAATCGCTGAAAGCATAG
- the mnmG gene encoding tRNA uridine-5-carboxymethylaminomethyl(34) synthesis enzyme MnmG, with product MKNIEVYTDIVVVGAGHAGCEAALACARLGLETIMFTVSVDSIALMPCNPNIGGSSKGHLVREIDALGGEMGKNIDKTFIQSKMLNKSKGPAVHSLRAQADKKDYSYQMRKTLENTEHLTIKQAEVTEIIVQDGTLKGVKTFSGAVYYCRACILCTGTYLRARCIYGDVSNYTGPNGLQAANHLTDSLKEHGIAMYRFKTGTPARIDGRTIDYSKMEEQYGDERVVPFSFSTDPEEVQIDQVSCWLTYTNEKTHEIIRENLDRSPLYSGMIEGTGPRYCPSIEDKVVKFADKNRHQVFIEPEGRYTNEMYVGGMSSSLPEDVQVAMYRSVPGLEKAEIVRNAYAIEYDCIDSRQLYPTLEFKKISGLFSGGQFNGSSGYEEAAAQGLAAGINAAMKTLGREQVIFDRSESYIGVLIDDLVTKENREPYRMMTSRSEYRLLLRQDNADLRLTPLGHEFGLIPDTVYNILLDKKKQIEEETDRVEKLKIGAVDNVQEFLQQHGSTPLKTGTTLGELIRRPELDYDMLAALDPDRPQLLRGVAEQVNINIKYDGYITRQMKQVEHFKKLENRKIPEDINYRDIHGLCIEAQQKLEMYRPVSLGQASRISGVSPADISVLLVYLKSGYAKL from the coding sequence ATGAAAAATATTGAGGTATATACGGATATTGTGGTGGTTGGCGCCGGACATGCCGGCTGCGAGGCGGCGCTTGCCTGCGCACGGCTTGGTCTTGAAACCATAATGTTTACCGTGAGTGTTGACAGTATTGCACTCATGCCCTGCAACCCGAATATCGGCGGCAGCTCCAAGGGACATCTGGTAAGGGAAATTGACGCGCTCGGCGGTGAAATGGGGAAAAATATTGATAAGACCTTTATTCAGTCGAAAATGCTGAATAAGTCGAAGGGACCGGCGGTACATTCCCTGCGCGCGCAGGCGGATAAGAAGGATTACAGCTACCAGATGCGAAAAACTCTTGAGAACACAGAGCATCTGACGATTAAGCAGGCGGAGGTTACGGAGATTATCGTGCAGGACGGAACGCTGAAGGGAGTAAAAACATTCTCCGGCGCCGTTTATTACTGCAGGGCGTGTATTCTGTGTACCGGCACCTATCTGCGGGCGCGCTGCATTTATGGGGATGTGAGCAATTACACCGGACCGAATGGTCTGCAGGCGGCAAATCATCTGACGGATTCCCTGAAGGAGCATGGCATCGCGATGTACCGGTTTAAAACGGGAACACCGGCGCGTATTGACGGACGGACGATTGATTATTCAAAGATGGAAGAGCAGTATGGCGATGAGAGAGTTGTGCCGTTTTCTTTTTCGACAGACCCGGAAGAGGTGCAGATTGACCAGGTTTCCTGCTGGCTGACCTATACAAATGAAAAAACGCATGAGATTATAAGGGAAAATCTCGACAGGTCCCCGCTGTATTCCGGCATGATCGAGGGGACAGGTCCGCGTTATTGCCCGTCTATAGAGGATAAAGTGGTTAAATTCGCGGATAAGAACAGGCATCAAGTGTTTATTGAGCCGGAGGGACGCTACACGAACGAAATGTATGTGGGCGGCATGTCCAGCTCTCTGCCGGAGGATGTCCAGGTGGCGATGTACCGTTCGGTGCCGGGACTGGAAAAGGCGGAAATTGTGCGGAACGCCTATGCGATCGAGTACGACTGCATTGATTCCAGACAGCTTTATCCAACGCTGGAATTTAAGAAGATTTCCGGATTGTTCAGCGGCGGACAGTTTAACGGAAGCTCCGGTTATGAGGAGGCGGCGGCGCAGGGACTGGCTGCGGGCATTAACGCCGCCATGAAAACGCTTGGCAGAGAGCAGGTGATTTTCGACCGCTCCGAATCGTATATCGGGGTTCTGATAGATGATCTGGTGACAAAGGAGAACCGGGAGCCGTATCGTATGATGACCTCGCGCTCGGAATACCGTCTGCTTCTGAGGCAGGATAATGCGGATTTGAGACTGACACCGCTGGGACATGAGTTTGGATTAATACCGGATACTGTATACAATATACTATTAGACAAGAAAAAACAAATTGAGGAAGAGACGGATCGTGTGGAAAAGCTGAAAATCGGCGCTGTGGATAATGTCCAGGAATTTCTGCAGCAGCATGGAAGCACGCCGCTGAAAACGGGTACGACTCTCGGCGAGCTGATTCGCAGACCGGAGCTGGATTATGATATGCTCGCTGCGCTCGACCCGGACCGCCCGCAGCTTCTGCGCGGGGTGGCGGAGCAGGTGAATATCAACATAAAGTATGATGGCTATATCACACGCCAGATGAAGCAGGTGGAGCATTTTAAAAAGCTCGAAAACAGGAAAATACCGGAAGATATTAATTACCGGGATATTCACGGGCTTTGCATAGAGGCGCAGCAGAAGCTGGAAATGTACCGTCCGGTATCGCTGGGACAGGCTTCCCGGATATCCGGTGTTTCACCGGCGGATATCTCCGTTCTTCTGGTTTATCTGAAATCCGGCTATGCGAAGCTTTAG
- the jag gene encoding RNA-binding cell elongation regulator Jag/EloR translates to MDFITVTAKTVQDAILEASLQLETFRDNIEYEVIEEGTSGFFGFGGKKAVIRARKKVAVEDILKEDIAEAPKKTEKREYKREKKEFKRDYKETKREYKEFRGEKKEERKETREVREPEVFQEERKPVKKEETAAEVSPVMEETDREERHERRVAVLTPQEQEEVKNRAEKFLKDVFASIDMEVGVETTYADEVLNVELSGDEMGVLIGKRGQTLDSLQYLTSLVVNKGRSGYTRVKVDTENYRSRRKETLENLARNVAFKVKRTRRPVFLEPMNPYERRIIHSALQNDPYVTTHSEGEEPYRKVVVTLKRNNNRDKS, encoded by the coding sequence ATGGATTTTATTACTGTAACTGCAAAAACCGTGCAGGATGCGATTCTGGAAGCATCCCTTCAGTTAGAGACTTTTCGTGATAATATTGAGTATGAGGTCATTGAAGAAGGAACCTCCGGTTTCTTCGGATTTGGCGGAAAGAAAGCCGTTATCCGGGCGAGAAAGAAGGTAGCCGTAGAAGATATTCTGAAGGAAGATATTGCGGAAGCACCGAAAAAAACGGAAAAACGGGAATACAAGAGAGAGAAAAAAGAATTTAAGAGAGATTACAAAGAAACAAAGAGAGAATATAAGGAATTCCGCGGTGAAAAGAAGGAAGAAAGAAAAGAAACGAGAGAAGTAAGAGAGCCGGAGGTATTCCAGGAAGAGAGAAAACCGGTAAAGAAGGAAGAGACCGCTGCGGAAGTTTCGCCTGTTATGGAGGAGACGGACCGGGAAGAGCGGCATGAGCGCAGAGTTGCTGTGCTTACTCCCCAGGAACAGGAGGAAGTAAAGAACAGGGCGGAAAAATTCTTAAAAGATGTGTTTGCATCCATCGATATGGAGGTTGGTGTGGAAACCACATATGCGGATGAGGTGCTGAACGTGGAGCTTTCCGGCGATGAAATGGGCGTCCTGATTGGAAAACGCGGACAGACCCTGGATTCTCTCCAGTATCTGACAAGTCTTGTGGTAAACAAGGGAAGGTCCGGTTATACGCGCGTGAAGGTGGATACGGAAAATTACCGCAGCCGCAGAAAGGAAACGCTGGAGAATCTGGCAAGAAACGTTGCATTTAAGGTAAAGAGAACCAGAAGACCGGTATTCCTGGAGCCGATGAATCCGTATGAGAGAAGGATTATCCATTCTGCGCTTCAGAATGACCCGTATGTGACAACGCACAGCGAGGGAGAAGAGCCCTACCGCAAGGTGGTTGTGACATTAAAGAGAAACAATAACCGCGACAAATCCTGA
- the rsmG gene encoding 16S rRNA (guanine(527)-N(7))-methyltransferase RsmG, which yields MHENKGKIINKSDNIYGLEQFADDCREMGIDLSQKQLLQFEKYYELLIKWNSLMNLTAITEHEEVLKKHFLDSLSIVKTVDMTKIHTLMDVGTGAGFPGIPLKISYPHLKVVLLDSLGKRVKFLNHVTEELGLEDISAIHGRAEDFARQEKYRESFDLCVSRAVANLSSLSEYCIPYTKKNNLFISYKSGKVEEELDAARRAVSLLGGKVEKVCRFMLTDAGERALVVIRKEKSTPKKYPRKAGLPAKEPL from the coding sequence ATGCATGAAAATAAAGGAAAAATAATAAATAAATCAGATAATATATACGGTTTGGAACAATTTGCAGATGACTGCAGGGAGATGGGGATTGACTTATCACAAAAACAGCTCCTGCAATTTGAGAAGTATTATGAACTTTTGATAAAGTGGAATTCGCTTATGAATCTGACGGCAATTACGGAGCATGAGGAAGTGTTGAAAAAACATTTTCTGGACAGTCTGTCGATTGTGAAGACAGTGGATATGACAAAAATCCACACGCTGATGGATGTCGGGACAGGAGCAGGCTTTCCGGGAATTCCGTTAAAAATAAGTTATCCACATTTGAAGGTGGTTTTACTCGATTCCCTGGGGAAAAGAGTAAAGTTTTTGAATCATGTGACGGAGGAGCTTGGTCTGGAAGATATATCTGCAATTCATGGCAGGGCGGAGGATTTTGCGAGGCAGGAGAAGTATCGTGAAAGCTTTGATCTCTGTGTATCCAGAGCAGTTGCCAATCTTTCATCATTGAGCGAATATTGTATACCATATACAAAAAAGAACAATCTGTTTATCTCTTATAAATCCGGAAAAGTTGAGGAGGAGCTGGATGCTGCAAGGCGGGCAGTTTCGCTGCTTGGTGGAAAAGTCGAGAAAGTATGCAGGTTTATGTTGACAGATGCCGGGGAGAGAGCGCTGGTTGTTATCCGCAAGGAAAAGTCTACGCCAAAAAAATATCCCAGAAAAGCAGGACTTCCCGCAAAAGAGCCATTATAA
- a CDS encoding alpha/beta fold hydrolase, with protein MKRRLEKLMKLTIWVSIAMYLANKFVESSATFRHLLRVKKDSFYKWRHGKIYYTKTGSGSPLLLIHDLHPASSQQEWSKIIEPLSKDHTVYAIDLLGCGRSEKPQLTSYCNYLFVQLINDFIHDVIKEKTDVYATGKSGSFVIMAANMHSDIINEITLVNPESFGRLAVLPDFRSKIVKTALHLPLFGTFLYYQLVSRNQIEYQFTEKYYYNPFHLEDKTIFTYYEAAHTSQSGGRHLLAAISSNYMNFDIRNAFPKLTNPVHLIFGRELPDAEQIAEAYQKANKHTTCSFVEKTKMLPQLEAPKAFISSVTDI; from the coding sequence GTGAAACGTAGACTGGAAAAATTGATGAAACTGACTATCTGGGTTTCTATTGCCATGTATCTTGCCAATAAATTTGTGGAATCTTCAGCAACCTTCCGTCATTTATTAAGGGTAAAAAAAGACAGCTTTTATAAATGGCGTCATGGGAAAATTTATTATACAAAAACCGGAAGTGGTTCTCCTCTGCTTCTCATTCATGATTTACATCCGGCATCTTCACAGCAGGAATGGTCGAAGATTATTGAGCCTCTCTCCAAAGACCATACTGTTTATGCAATCGACCTGTTAGGATGCGGTCGCTCTGAAAAACCGCAGCTTACTTCATACTGCAATTATTTATTTGTACAGCTTATCAATGATTTTATTCACGATGTAATAAAAGAAAAAACAGATGTTTATGCGACAGGGAAATCCGGCTCTTTCGTTATTATGGCTGCAAACATGCACTCCGATATTATCAATGAAATTACACTTGTAAATCCGGAGAGCTTTGGAAGGCTGGCAGTGCTTCCCGATTTCCGTTCAAAAATTGTGAAAACAGCGCTGCATCTTCCGCTTTTTGGAACCTTCCTTTATTACCAGCTTGTAAGCCGCAACCAGATTGAATACCAGTTTACGGAAAAGTATTATTATAATCCTTTCCATCTGGAGGATAAGACAATCTTTACATATTACGAAGCGGCACATACCTCGCAGAGCGGCGGACGGCATTTGCTGGCAGCCATATCTTCCAATTACATGAATTTTGATATCAGAAATGCTTTTCCGAAGCTGACAAATCCGGTTCATCTGATATTTGGAAGAGAGCTTCCCGACGCTGAACAGATAGCAGAGGCTTATCAGAAAGCAAACAAACATACCACCTGTTCCTTTGTGGAAAAAACAAAAATGCTTCCGCAGTTAGAAGCGCCGAAAGCATTTATCAGTTCTGTTACAGATATTTAA
- a CDS encoding YidC/Oxa1 family membrane protein insertase translates to MLLTKSNAFIIGPFATVLGFIMNGIYLFLDGALGIQNIGICIILFTVIVNLLLLPMTIKTQKSSKMMQVANPEIQALQKKYKNKTDQASQMKMYEEQQALYAKYGISMSGQCLPLLIQFPILLAMYQVIWKIPGYISSVYNIYTELVNKLLTTSGAQEFLTQYASQGRVDFEKSGFVADTIIDVLYNFTPANWTELADKFPGIADVINSTAENVRHINYFLGINIADSPMSIIQTGWSEKDFLAIIVALAIPILAGLTQFLSTKLTPQQSSNTGTEENTMTSSLKTMNTIMPLMSVFFCFTFSVGIGIYWVAGSVVRCVIQVIVNRQVSKIDVDELVKKNLEKYNEKRAKQGLPPDRISGQAKANLKNLKNPVVEDEEAAKAKDEKRLENIKKSTEYYNNTSAKPGSIAAKARMVEQYNEKNNKKKK, encoded by the coding sequence ATGTTACTTACAAAAAGTAATGCATTTATTATAGGACCGTTTGCGACGGTACTCGGTTTTATAATGAATGGCATTTATTTGTTTCTGGACGGGGCATTGGGCATACAGAATATCGGTATCTGTATCATCCTGTTTACCGTAATCGTCAATCTGCTTCTGCTTCCGATGACGATTAAAACACAGAAATCATCGAAAATGATGCAGGTCGCGAATCCGGAAATCCAGGCCCTGCAGAAGAAATATAAAAACAAGACCGACCAGGCATCCCAGATGAAGATGTATGAGGAACAGCAGGCGCTCTATGCAAAGTACGGCATTTCCATGTCCGGACAGTGTCTGCCGCTGCTTATCCAGTTTCCGATTCTGCTTGCCATGTACCAGGTTATCTGGAAGATTCCCGGATACATCAGCAGCGTGTATAATATCTACACCGAGCTTGTAAACAAGCTGCTCACTACGAGCGGCGCGCAGGAATTTCTGACGCAGTATGCTTCGCAGGGAAGAGTGGATTTTGAAAAATCCGGTTTTGTGGCGGATACGATTATAGATGTGCTTTATAATTTTACACCGGCAAACTGGACCGAGCTTGCGGATAAATTTCCAGGTATAGCGGATGTTATAAACAGCACGGCAGAAAACGTAAGACACATTAATTATTTCCTTGGAATCAATATCGCGGATTCTCCGATGTCCATCATCCAGACCGGATGGAGTGAAAAGGATTTTCTGGCGATTATTGTTGCGCTTGCAATCCCCATTCTGGCGGGTCTTACGCAGTTTCTGAGCACAAAGCTGACGCCGCAGCAGAGCAGCAATACGGGTACAGAAGAAAATACCATGACCAGCTCTTTAAAGACCATGAATACCATTATGCCGCTGATGTCGGTATTTTTCTGCTTTACGTTTTCCGTAGGTATCGGTATTTACTGGGTGGCTGGTTCCGTAGTGCGCTGTGTTATCCAGGTTATCGTAAACAGACAGGTGAGCAAGATTGATGTGGATGAGCTCGTAAAGAAGAATCTGGAAAAATACAACGAAAAGCGTGCAAAACAGGGGCTTCCGCCCGACAGAATCAGCGGTCAGGCAAAAGCAAACCTTAAGAACCTGAAGAATCCGGTTGTGGAAGACGAAGAGGCTGCAAAAGCGAAGGACGAAAAACGTCTGGAAAACATCAAAAAATCGACGGAGTATTACAATAATACCTCTGCGAAACCGGGAAGTATTGCTGCAAAAGCGCGAATGGTGGAGCAATACAATGAGAAGAACAATAAAAAGAAGAAGTAG
- a CDS encoding ParA family protein, translating to MGRVIVVANQKGGVGKTTTAINLSACLAEAGKKVLAIDMDPQGNMTSGLGVDKDEIEKTTYELLLGETEVKECLQKSVVEGLDLLASNIDLAAAEIELIGEEEKEFILQKALEPVRNQYDFVIIDCPPSLNILTINSMCAADTVLVPIQCEYYALEGLSQLIHTINLVQERLNPNLEMEGVVFTMYDARTNLSLQVVENVKSNLQQTIYKTIIPRNVRLAEAPSHGMPITLYDTKSAGAESYRLLAEEVIHRGEEEWQ from the coding sequence ATGGGACGAGTAATCGTAGTTGCCAATCAGAAGGGTGGTGTAGGGAAGACTACCACCGCAATTAATCTGTCAGCGTGTCTTGCGGAAGCAGGAAAAAAGGTTCTTGCGATTGATATGGACCCGCAGGGAAACATGACAAGCGGACTGGGTGTGGATAAGGACGAAATAGAAAAAACCACATACGAGCTGCTTCTTGGGGAGACAGAGGTGAAGGAATGTCTGCAGAAAAGTGTTGTAGAGGGGCTGGATTTACTGGCATCGAATATTGACCTTGCTGCGGCAGAAATAGAGCTGATAGGCGAAGAGGAAAAAGAATTTATTCTGCAAAAGGCGTTGGAGCCTGTCCGGAATCAGTATGATTTTGTAATTATTGACTGCCCTCCGTCTTTGAATATTCTGACGATTAATTCTATGTGCGCAGCGGATACTGTTTTAGTTCCGATTCAGTGCGAATATTATGCGCTGGAAGGACTTTCACAGTTGATTCATACAATTAATCTCGTCCAGGAACGTCTGAATCCTAATCTGGAAATGGAGGGAGTTGTATTTACGATGTATGACGCACGTACAAATCTTTCTCTTCAGGTTGTGGAAAACGTAAAAAGCAATCTCCAGCAGACAATTTATAAAACAATCATTCCAAGAAATGTCCGTCTTGCGGAAGCGCCAAGTCATGGAATGCCGATTACACTGTACGACACAAAATCGGCGGGAGCTGAGAGCTATCGTCTTCTGGCGGAGGAAGTAATACATAGAGGAGAGGAAGAATGGCAGTAA
- a CDS encoding DUF4446 family protein, producing the protein MENSILNNLIIDPGIIIILMMIMIIILLVLQIKNSFKLNRFMKKYKSFMKGKDGISLEKTILRNINDIDMLLESSKNHMEEIRQLKEIQLHTLNKTAIVKYDAFKEMGGKLSFALAMLDQENSGFVLNAIHSREGCYTYIKEIVKGESYIVLGEEEKEALRQAVNQYVD; encoded by the coding sequence ATGGAGAATTCGATTTTGAACAATCTAATTATCGACCCAGGAATAATTATTATCCTGATGATGATTATGATTATCATACTTTTGGTTCTTCAGATAAAAAATTCATTTAAATTGAATCGTTTTATGAAGAAATACAAAAGCTTTATGAAGGGAAAAGACGGAATTTCACTGGAAAAGACTATCCTGCGGAATATCAATGATATTGATATGCTGCTGGAATCCAGTAAGAATCATATGGAAGAAATCCGTCAGCTCAAAGAAATCCAGCTTCATACGCTGAATAAAACAGCAATCGTAAAATACGATGCATTTAAGGAAATGGGCGGAAAGCTGAGTTTTGCACTTGCCATGCTGGACCAGGAAAACAGCGGATTTGTGCTGAACGCGATTCACAGCAGAGAGGGCTGTTATACGTATATTAAGGAAATTGTAAAGGGCGAATCCTATATCGTTCTTGGGGAAGAAGAAAAAGAAGCGCTGCGGCAGGCAGTAAATCAGTACGTCGATTAA
- the yidD gene encoding membrane protein insertion efficiency factor YidD translates to MKTILIWLIRLYQKYLSPLKRVHCPYYPTCSQYGLEAIQKHGAIKGSILAGWRILRCNPFSHGGIDPVPEEFLSFRRKKD, encoded by the coding sequence ATGAAAACAATATTAATCTGGCTGATTCGTTTGTATCAAAAGTATTTATCTCCGTTAAAGAGAGTGCACTGTCCTTATTATCCCACCTGTTCCCAGTATGGTCTGGAGGCGATTCAGAAGCATGGGGCAATCAAAGGAAGTATTCTGGCCGGGTGGCGGATTTTAAGATGTAATCCTTTTTCACATGGAGGAATTGACCCTGTTCCGGAGGAATTTTTATCTTTCAGGAGGAAAAAAGATTGA